A window of the Salipiger sp. H15 genome harbors these coding sequences:
- a CDS encoding ABC transporter substrate-binding protein, whose translation MTYLTTTRRGALALLLAGTTLGATTGFAAAEGITLGALRLTSHSPTYIALERGYFADEGLEVELAFFESSAAMAVGVAGGDLDYGVTSITGGLINLGQKGAVKVIAGALAEDANVDGAVVLASNAAYDAGLTEPSKLAGKSFGITTAGSSFHYMLSRIAEKEGFAVSDVSMKPLQKVGAIVGALSTGQVDAWVIQPSIGKRLVAEGAARKIADFSAYDPDYQVTAIFTSTAIAEGERDQTEAFLRALSHGVADYNAAFVDKTASDDEVTELTAIVHKYVSVDVPDDKFAKDMTEGSMRINEGLALSTTSLQAQLGWMQAEGLVGSDITLDMFVDDSYVETK comes from the coding sequence ATGACCTATCTCACCACCACGCGCCGTGGCGCGCTGGCGCTGCTGCTTGCCGGCACCACGCTCGGCGCCACCACCGGGTTTGCCGCCGCCGAGGGGATCACGCTCGGCGCGCTGCGCCTGACCAGCCATTCGCCGACCTACATCGCGCTCGAGCGCGGCTATTTCGCCGACGAGGGGCTCGAGGTCGAGCTGGCCTTCTTCGAGAGTTCCGCCGCGATGGCCGTGGGCGTCGCCGGCGGCGATCTCGACTACGGCGTGACCTCGATCACCGGCGGGCTGATCAACCTTGGCCAGAAGGGTGCGGTGAAGGTCATCGCAGGTGCGCTGGCCGAGGATGCGAATGTCGATGGCGCGGTCGTGCTGGCCTCGAACGCGGCCTATGACGCGGGTCTGACCGAGCCGTCGAAGCTGGCGGGCAAGAGCTTCGGCATCACCACCGCCGGTTCGTCCTTCCACTACATGCTGAGCCGCATCGCCGAGAAGGAAGGCTTCGCCGTCTCCGACGTGTCGATGAAGCCGCTGCAGAAGGTCGGCGCGATCGTCGGCGCGCTCAGCACCGGGCAGGTAGACGCCTGGGTGATCCAGCCCAGCATCGGCAAGCGCCTCGTCGCCGAGGGCGCGGCCCGCAAGATCGCCGATTTCTCGGCCTATGACCCCGACTACCAGGTGACCGCGATCTTCACCTCGACCGCCATCGCCGAGGGCGAGCGCGACCAGACCGAGGCCTTCCTGCGCGCCCTGTCGCACGGCGTCGCCGACTACAACGCCGCCTTCGTCGACAAGACCGCGAGCGACGACGAGGTCACCGAGCTGACCGCGATCGTGCACAAGTACGTCAGCGTCGACGTGCCCGACGACAAGTTCGCAAAGGACATGACCGAGGGCTCGATGCGGATCAACGAGGGGCTGGCGCTGTCCACCACCTCGCTGCAGGCGCAGCTCGGCTGGATGCAGGCCGAGGGCCTCGTCGGCAGCGACATCACGCTCGACATGTTCGTCGACGACTCCTACGTCGAGACCAAGTGA
- a CDS encoding response regulator transcription factor, which yields MSDHVLICDDEKDLREMLAEYLGKRGYRTTLASGAEELRERMAQDRPDLILLDINMPGEDGLSVLRSLQGPEAPMVIMLTAAGEVIDRVVGLEMGADDYLAKPVDLRELASRIKAVLRRQTSTPEEAPRERTRFRFGKTWLDLDAAKLFDEEGIELPLTAMEFNLLKLFARNRGRVLNRDQILEGAHDRSWDPFDRSIDIRISRIRKKIEVNPAKPEVIRTVRGVGYIYDPG from the coding sequence ATGAGCGATCACGTCCTCATCTGCGACGACGAGAAGGACCTGCGCGAGATGCTGGCCGAGTACCTCGGCAAGCGCGGCTACCGCACCACGCTGGCCTCCGGCGCCGAGGAGCTGCGCGAGAGGATGGCGCAGGACCGGCCCGATCTCATCCTGCTCGACATCAACATGCCGGGAGAGGACGGGCTTTCGGTGCTGCGCAGCCTGCAGGGGCCCGAGGCGCCGATGGTCATCATGCTGACCGCCGCCGGAGAGGTGATCGACCGGGTGGTCGGCCTCGAGATGGGCGCCGACGACTACCTTGCGAAGCCCGTGGACCTGCGCGAGCTTGCCTCGCGGATCAAGGCGGTGCTGCGCCGCCAGACCTCGACCCCCGAGGAGGCGCCGCGCGAGCGCACGCGCTTCCGCTTCGGCAAGACCTGGCTCGACCTCGACGCGGCCAAGCTCTTCGACGAGGAGGGCATCGAGCTGCCGCTCACCGCGATGGAGTTCAACCTGCTGAAGCTCTTTGCCCGCAACCGGGGCCGGGTGCTGAACCGCGACCAGATCCTCGAGGGGGCGCATGACCGCTCCTGGGATCCCTTCGACCGCTCGATCGACATCCGCATCTCGCGCATCCGCAAGAAGATCGAGGTGAACCCCGCCAAGCCCGAGGTCATCCGCACGGTGCGCGGAGTAGGTTACATCTACGATCCCGGCTGA
- a CDS encoding MFS transporter, whose translation MEQLHDTPEARPDRYRWVIVVTASIVLAVAMGQLVNGLSAFFTPLEDSEGWSRGDIALINSAGLIGLALGGIAMGWLADRVETRKVVLAGAIVTGLCVTAAGFVTSLPQLYALFFVAGALGGGALFAPLFALVGSWFRTGAGLAIGIVSAGQAMGQGGIPLANAMLIDALGWRGAFVAIGLASLVIMLPLALLARAPKAGAVGTAAQAVEEAPAVRPAVVVVLMSLGVIFCCGLMSVPLMHLAPLVELCGATGPEAGGVLFVMMLTAIAGRVAFGKLADVIGALPAYLAASAWQTALVYVFIQIDDIGMFYLFAPIYGFGYAGVMTGVLTSIRALIPAWCRAGASGIIIAFAWGGHGLGGWLGGTFFDRTGSYDLTFGVAALAGVMNLALILTLWALVLRGRSHPTRPEKPALA comes from the coding sequence ATGGAACAGCTTCACGACACGCCCGAGGCGCGGCCCGACCGCTACCGCTGGGTCATCGTCGTCACCGCCTCGATCGTGCTGGCGGTGGCCATGGGGCAGCTGGTCAACGGGCTCTCGGCCTTCTTCACCCCGCTCGAGGACAGCGAGGGCTGGAGCCGCGGCGACATCGCCCTGATCAACTCGGCCGGGCTGATCGGCCTCGCGCTCGGCGGCATCGCCATGGGCTGGCTCGCCGACCGGGTGGAGACGCGCAAGGTGGTGCTGGCCGGAGCGATCGTCACCGGGCTCTGCGTCACCGCGGCGGGCTTCGTAACCTCGCTGCCGCAGCTCTACGCGCTCTTCTTCGTGGCCGGCGCGCTTGGCGGCGGGGCGCTCTTCGCGCCGCTCTTTGCCCTTGTCGGCAGCTGGTTCCGCACCGGCGCGGGGCTGGCGATCGGCATCGTCTCGGCGGGGCAGGCCATGGGGCAGGGCGGCATTCCGCTGGCCAATGCCATGCTCATCGACGCGCTCGGCTGGCGCGGCGCCTTCGTCGCCATCGGCCTCGCCTCGCTGGTGATCATGCTGCCGCTGGCGCTGCTGGCCCGCGCGCCGAAGGCCGGGGCCGTCGGCACCGCCGCGCAGGCGGTCGAGGAGGCGCCCGCCGTGCGCCCCGCCGTGGTGGTCGTGCTGATGAGCCTTGGCGTGATCTTCTGCTGCGGGCTCATGTCGGTGCCGCTGATGCACCTCGCGCCGCTGGTCGAACTTTGCGGAGCGACCGGGCCCGAGGCGGGGGGCGTGCTCTTCGTGATGATGCTGACCGCCATCGCCGGGCGCGTCGCCTTCGGCAAGCTGGCGGACGTGATCGGCGCGCTGCCGGCCTACCTTGCGGCCAGCGCCTGGCAGACCGCGCTGGTCTACGTCTTCATCCAGATCGACGACATCGGCATGTTCTACCTCTTCGCGCCGATCTACGGCTTCGGCTACGCCGGGGTGATGACCGGGGTGCTGACCTCGATCCGCGCGCTGATCCCGGCCTGGTGCCGGGCCGGGGCGAGCGGCATCATCATCGCCTTCGCCTGGGGCGGTCACGGGCTGGGCGGCTGGCTCGGCGGCACCTTCTTCGACAGGACCGGCAGCTACGACCTGACCTTCGGCGTGGCGGCGCTGGCGGGGGTGATGAACCTCGCGCTGATCCTAACGCTCTGGGCGCTGGTGCTGCGCGGCAGGTCGCACCCGACGCGGCCGGAAAAACCGGCCCTCGCCTGA
- a CDS encoding sialic acid TRAP transporter substrate-binding protein SiaP, with protein sequence MNVTRILTALALGTALVTPAFAADQIEIKYTTPSVPSDLHTKAMQVFKDELEKRAPGRFDVQLYDSGSLFAQGADLDALQRGNAEMTYLSYQLIADAIPAYGLMTAGYLFQSPEHYRAFLASDIGAEFKQTVSDEMDVQILDTCYLGTRQLNLRKARDVKTPADLAGLKLRMPGSDAWLFLGSALGAAPTPLPFGEVYLGLQTGTIDAQDNPLPTVEAAKFYEVTEQIVLTSHLVDGINVVVNNETWDKLSDEEKTAMTEAAVASCDWNNAERLANEERLVDFFKEQGLQVTEPDVAAFRSHVQEVYATSDRSADWPEGWAEKINALAE encoded by the coding sequence ATGAACGTCACACGCATTCTCACCGCGCTTGCCCTCGGCACGGCGCTGGTGACCCCGGCCTTCGCCGCCGACCAGATCGAGATCAAGTACACCACCCCCTCGGTGCCGAGCGACCTGCACACCAAGGCGATGCAGGTGTTCAAGGACGAGCTCGAGAAGCGCGCCCCCGGCCGTTTCGACGTGCAGCTCTACGATTCGGGCTCGCTCTTCGCGCAGGGTGCCGACCTCGACGCGCTGCAGCGCGGCAACGCCGAGATGACCTACCTGTCCTACCAGCTGATTGCCGACGCAATTCCGGCCTATGGCCTGATGACCGCGGGCTACCTGTTCCAGAGCCCCGAGCATTACCGCGCCTTCCTCGCCTCGGACATCGGCGCCGAATTCAAGCAGACCGTCTCGGACGAGATGGACGTGCAGATCCTCGACACCTGCTATCTCGGCACGCGCCAGCTCAACCTGCGCAAGGCGCGCGACGTGAAGACCCCGGCCGATCTCGCGGGGCTGAAACTGCGCATGCCGGGCTCGGACGCCTGGCTGTTCCTCGGCAGCGCGCTTGGCGCCGCGCCGACGCCGCTGCCCTTCGGCGAGGTCTACCTCGGCCTGCAGACCGGCACGATCGACGCGCAGGACAACCCCCTGCCCACCGTCGAGGCCGCCAAGTTCTACGAGGTGACCGAGCAGATCGTGCTGACCAGCCACCTCGTCGACGGCATCAACGTCGTGGTCAACAACGAGACCTGGGACAAGCTCTCGGACGAGGAAAAGACCGCGATGACCGAGGCCGCCGTCGCCTCCTGCGACTGGAACAACGCCGAGCGCCTCGCCAACGAGGAGCGCCTGGTGGACTTCTTCAAGGAGCAGGGCCTGCAGGTGACCGAGCCCGACGTGGCGGCGTTCCGCAGCCACGTGCAGGAGGTCTACGCCACCTCCGACCGCTCGGCCGACTGGCCCGAGGGCTGGGCCGAGAAGATCAACGCCCTGGCGGAGTGA
- a CDS encoding globin domain-containing protein, translating to MTLTPQHITDIRLSWQVLAADADAFAADFYDRLFRRDPALRPLFSATDLPAQRRKLVAAIGLVVRHAGDLAPVLGPLAELGARHAGYGVKEADYATVGGALIEAIAACLREAFTPGIRDAWAAAYGAVAATMMAGADAAAPRKSA from the coding sequence ATGACCCTGACCCCGCAGCACATCACCGACATCCGCCTCAGCTGGCAGGTGCTGGCCGCCGATGCTGACGCCTTCGCCGCCGATTTCTACGACCGTCTGTTCCGCCGCGACCCGGCCCTGCGGCCGCTCTTTTCCGCCACAGACCTGCCCGCGCAGCGCAGGAAGCTGGTCGCGGCGATCGGGCTCGTGGTGCGCCACGCGGGCGATCTTGCCCCGGTGCTTGGCCCGCTTGCCGAGCTCGGTGCCCGCCATGCTGGTTACGGCGTGAAGGAGGCCGACTACGCCACCGTCGGCGGCGCGCTGATCGAGGCCATCGCGGCCTGCCTGCGCGAGGCCTTCACCCCCGGGATCCGCGACGCCTGGGCCGCCGCCTACGGCGCGGTCGCGGCCACGATGATGGCCGGCGCGGATGCCGCCGCACCGCGCAAGAGCGCCTGA
- a CDS encoding glutaredoxin domain-containing protein, producing the protein MVFFALEWCEFCWSVRKLFAAAGIEYRSVDLDGALYREDDRGGALRRALAEKTGAVTIPQIFVGGRHVGGATETFDAFNSGALQELLAAAGREVHTEGIGNAYGFLPAWLHPRKPATA; encoded by the coding sequence GTGGTCTTCTTCGCGCTCGAATGGTGCGAGTTCTGCTGGTCGGTGCGCAAGCTCTTCGCCGCGGCGGGGATCGAGTACCGCTCGGTCGATCTCGACGGCGCGCTCTACCGCGAGGACGACCGCGGCGGCGCGCTGCGCCGGGCGCTGGCCGAGAAGACCGGCGCGGTGACCATCCCGCAGATCTTCGTCGGCGGTCGCCATGTCGGCGGCGCGACCGAGACCTTCGACGCCTTCAACAGCGGCGCGCTGCAGGAACTGCTGGCGGCTGCCGGGCGCGAGGTCCATACCGAGGGCATCGGGAATGCCTACGGCTTCTTGCCGGCGTGGCTGCACCCGCGCAAGCCGGCCACGGCCTGA
- a CDS encoding alcohol dehydrogenase catalytic domain-containing protein → MLALQKTEAAPGVELREVAPPPAPGPGEVLIGIEATGVCGTDVHIAHWTPGYESMQRAMPVTIGHETCGRICAAGEGVDPALIGQRVTIRPSVLCHRCAPCLNGDPDNCTGRLGVGIGRSGAFAPQLLVPAENCVPVPEGMEAEIAALTEPMTVCREAVDTAGLRPGARVLVLGPGTIGQGIALFAEAAGAGEVVVVGRDDAARLERVRALGFPNVADSLGTTLAGALAPWLEHGRFDVIFEATGVPAVVPEALSVLAKRGKLVIVGIHPAPAQVDLTALVRNHQQILGSYRAPVETWPEVLAFLSANPERLRGMISHRLPLTDAPEAVKIAGAKQASKVMVLQEAGACP, encoded by the coding sequence ATGCTGGCCCTGCAGAAGACCGAGGCCGCCCCCGGCGTGGAGCTGCGCGAGGTGGCACCGCCCCCCGCGCCGGGCCCGGGCGAGGTGCTGATCGGCATCGAGGCGACGGGTGTCTGCGGCACCGACGTGCACATCGCCCACTGGACCCCCGGCTACGAGTCGATGCAGCGCGCCATGCCCGTCACCATCGGCCACGAGACCTGCGGGCGCATCTGCGCGGCGGGCGAGGGCGTCGACCCGGCGCTCATCGGCCAGCGCGTGACCATCCGCCCCTCGGTGCTCTGCCACCGCTGCGCGCCCTGCCTGAACGGCGATCCCGACAATTGCACCGGCCGGCTCGGCGTCGGCATCGGGCGCAGCGGCGCCTTTGCCCCGCAACTGCTGGTCCCGGCCGAGAACTGCGTGCCGGTGCCCGAGGGCATGGAGGCCGAGATCGCCGCGCTGACCGAGCCGATGACCGTCTGCCGCGAGGCGGTGGACACGGCGGGCCTGAGGCCCGGCGCGCGGGTGTTGGTACTCGGCCCCGGCACCATCGGGCAGGGCATCGCGCTCTTCGCCGAGGCGGCGGGCGCGGGCGAGGTGGTGGTGGTCGGCCGCGACGACGCGGCGCGGCTGGAGCGCGTGCGCGCGCTCGGCTTTCCGAACGTTGCCGACAGCCTTGGCACCACGCTGGCCGGGGCGCTTGCGCCGTGGCTCGAGCATGGCCGGTTCGACGTGATCTTCGAGGCGACCGGCGTGCCCGCCGTGGTCCCCGAGGCGCTGAGCGTCTTGGCCAAGCGCGGCAAGCTGGTGATCGTCGGCATCCATCCGGCCCCGGCGCAGGTGGATCTCACCGCGCTCGTGCGCAACCACCAGCAGATCCTCGGCTCCTACCGCGCGCCGGTGGAAACATGGCCCGAGGTGCTGGCCTTCCTTTCCGCGAACCCCGAGCGGCTGCGCGGCATGATCAGCCATCGCCTGCCGCTGACGGACGCGCCCGAGGCGGTGAAGATCGCCGGGGCCAAGCAGGCCTCGAAGGTGATGGTGCTGCAGGAGGCGGGCGCATGCCCCTGA
- a CDS encoding TRAP transporter large permease: MEFFADNALLLMIGLLVAITVAGLPMGLAMIVSSVFYLLMAGRDIGLAAENVLNGVFGNFVALAVPLFIFAANIMNAGKVSDRLLDFALALVGRVPGGLAQVNILTSLIFSGMSGSAISDAAGVGKVITDMMTKDGRYPRGFAGAITATSAVVGPIFPPSIPMVFYALISSTSVGALFLGGVIPALLLVLVLGIAVMIMAKLRGFPVEAAVPWRTFPVVFLRAAPALMMPAILLGGIYTGIFTPTEAAAVSAFYALLLSVFAYRVMGLRDFLEVVRATVRTTAVVTIVLCGAFIFNYVVTVERVPASVFAFFDSMDLNAIQLLILLNLLYLAMGCFLDVSTIMLVVTPLFLPSAAALGIDLTHLGVVLVFNMMIGLITPPYGILLFIIKALNGIPVSEMIREVWIFLAILIALLAVLTFVPELVLWLPRAAGMLG, encoded by the coding sequence ATGGAATTCTTCGCGGACAATGCGCTGCTGCTGATGATCGGCCTGCTGGTGGCGATCACGGTGGCCGGACTTCCCATGGGGCTCGCGATGATCGTCTCGAGCGTGTTCTACCTGCTGATGGCGGGGCGCGACATCGGCCTTGCCGCCGAGAACGTGCTCAACGGCGTCTTCGGCAACTTCGTCGCGCTGGCGGTGCCGCTCTTCATCTTTGCCGCCAACATCATGAACGCGGGCAAGGTCTCGGACCGGCTGCTCGACTTCGCGCTGGCGCTGGTCGGCCGGGTGCCGGGCGGGCTCGCGCAGGTCAACATCCTGACCTCGCTCATCTTCTCGGGCATGTCGGGCTCGGCGATCTCGGACGCGGCGGGGGTCGGCAAGGTGATCACCGACATGATGACCAAGGACGGGCGCTACCCGCGCGGCTTTGCCGGGGCGATCACCGCGACCTCGGCCGTGGTCGGGCCGATCTTCCCGCCCTCGATCCCGATGGTGTTCTACGCGCTGATCTCCTCGACCTCGGTGGGCGCGCTCTTCCTCGGCGGCGTCATTCCCGCGCTTCTGCTGGTGCTGGTGCTCGGCATCGCGGTGATGATCATGGCCAAGCTGCGCGGCTTCCCGGTCGAGGCGGCGGTGCCGTGGCGCACCTTCCCCGTCGTCTTCCTGCGCGCCGCCCCGGCGCTGATGATGCCCGCGATCCTGCTTGGCGGCATCTACACCGGCATCTTCACCCCGACCGAGGCCGCCGCCGTCTCGGCCTTCTACGCGCTGCTGCTCTCGGTCTTTGCCTACCGGGTCATGGGCCTGCGCGACTTCCTCGAGGTGGTCCGCGCCACGGTGCGCACCACGGCGGTGGTCACCATCGTGCTTTGCGGCGCCTTCATCTTCAACTACGTGGTGACCGTCGAGCGCGTGCCGGCGAGCGTCTTCGCCTTCTTCGACAGCATGGACCTCAACGCCATCCAGTTGCTCATCCTGCTGAACCTGCTCTATCTCGCGATGGGCTGCTTCCTCGACGTGTCGACCATCATGCTGGTGGTGACCCCGCTCTTCCTGCCCTCGGCGGCGGCGCTGGGGATCGACCTGACGCACCTTGGCGTGGTGCTGGTCTTCAACATGATGATCGGGCTGATCACCCCGCCCTACGGGATATTGCTCTTCATCATCAAGGCGTTGAACGGCATCCCGGTGAGCGAGATGATCCGCGAGGTCTGGATTTTCCTCGCGATCCTGATCGCCCTGCTGGCGGTGCTGACCTTCGTGCCCGAGCTGGTGCTCTGGCTGCCGCGCGCGGCGGGGATGCTGGGGTAA
- a CDS encoding ABC transporter ATP-binding protein, giving the protein MKLIVDELGHSYGNMVVLKDISLVIPQGQIVCLVGPSGCGKSTLLRMIGGLERPMLGEVRTVGEPPTDSLNPLTFVFQHFALLPWRSVADNVRLVLEDHKLGRAQEDAVIADVLARTRLSDFADALPKQLSGGMKQRVAIARALAVRPACMLMDEPLSALDSQTRELLMEDLISLWTREPFTAIYVTHNLNEAVRLGHRIVVLSRRPGRIHKVVDIDTPLQDRHLGSPELEARQAELWELMRAEAEAADMELIDG; this is encoded by the coding sequence ATGAAGCTCATCGTCGACGAGCTGGGCCACAGCTATGGCAACATGGTCGTGCTCAAGGATATTTCGCTGGTCATCCCGCAGGGGCAGATCGTCTGCCTCGTCGGCCCCTCGGGCTGCGGCAAGTCGACCCTGCTGCGGATGATCGGCGGGCTCGAGCGCCCGATGCTGGGCGAGGTGCGCACCGTCGGCGAGCCGCCGACGGACTCGCTCAACCCGCTGACCTTCGTCTTCCAGCACTTCGCGCTGCTGCCCTGGCGCAGCGTCGCCGACAACGTCCGGCTGGTGCTCGAGGACCACAAGCTCGGGCGAGCGCAGGAAGACGCGGTCATCGCCGACGTGCTGGCCCGCACCCGGCTCTCGGATTTCGCCGATGCCCTGCCGAAGCAGCTTTCGGGCGGCATGAAGCAGCGCGTCGCCATCGCCCGGGCGCTGGCGGTCAGGCCCGCCTGCATGCTGATGGACGAGCCGCTCTCGGCGCTCGACAGCCAGACGCGCGAGCTGCTGATGGAGGACCTCATCTCGCTCTGGACGCGCGAGCCCTTCACCGCGATCTACGTCACCCACAACCTCAACGAGGCGGTGCGGCTCGGTCACCGCATCGTCGTGCTCTCGCGCCGCCCGGGGCGGATCCACAAGGTCGTCGACATCGACACGCCGCTGCAGGACCGGCACCTCGGCTCGCCCGAACTCGAGGCGCGGCAGGCCGAGCTCTGGGAGCTGATGCGCGCCGAGGCGGAAGCCGCAGACATGGAGCTGATCGATGGATAA
- a CDS encoding TRAP transporter small permease, translating to MTRPGTLETLGRLLSRAADIVGIGLFLAAFAGFIVQIFFRYVMGTPLVWSEEFVMIAFIWTVFWAAAFLVPIREHVTFDVVYDVVSPKTQRILAIFTMVVAITAFGLLILPTIDYLDFLTRKKSPVLRIPMHWVYGCYLFFVVGLTLKMLGRLLRLFGPNWRDAL from the coding sequence ATGACCCGGCCCGGCACGCTCGAAACCCTTGGCCGCCTGCTCTCGCGGGCGGCCGACATCGTCGGCATCGGCCTGTTCCTTGCGGCCTTCGCCGGGTTCATCGTGCAGATCTTCTTCCGCTACGTGATGGGCACGCCGCTCGTCTGGTCGGAGGAGTTCGTGATGATCGCCTTCATCTGGACGGTGTTCTGGGCCGCCGCCTTCCTCGTGCCGATCCGCGAGCACGTCACCTTCGACGTGGTCTATGACGTGGTCTCGCCGAAGACGCAGCGGATCCTGGCGATCTTCACCATGGTCGTGGCGATCACCGCCTTCGGCCTGCTGATCCTGCCCACCATCGACTACCTCGACTTCCTCACCCGCAAGAAGAGCCCGGTGCTGCGCATCCCGATGCACTGGGTCTACGGCTGCTACCTGTTCTTCGTCGTCGGCCTGACGCTGAAGATGCTCGGCCGCCTGCTGCGCCTCTTCGGGCCGAACTGGCGCGACGCGCTCTGA
- a CDS encoding ABC transporter permease: MDKTLPANAAPFDTTAAKPETGRPVRFRGGGFQPEPVRGAAIAVFVILIAALEAGTRSGVISNLTMPRPSAVLETLWNLAASGLLWQHLAPSLMRLLIGGGIGAAAGVAVGTMIGLFSLARAGLVPLVSALFPIPKIALLPLFVIWFGIGESSKYALIAFGTFTPTVVATFGAVDSVDRTLIRMGQSFGLSWWSVVRKIVLPGAFPGILSGLRVSIAIAIILLVAAEMLGAEHGIGAYILEAGSLYDLERLFAGVTVLSLMGLVVGWVIGLIERRFLGWRS, translated from the coding sequence ATGGATAAGACCCTTCCGGCCAACGCGGCCCCCTTCGACACCACGGCGGCCAAGCCCGAGACCGGCCGCCCGGTCCGCTTCCGCGGCGGCGGCTTCCAGCCCGAGCCGGTGCGCGGCGCCGCCATCGCGGTCTTCGTCATCCTGATCGCCGCGCTCGAGGCGGGCACGCGCAGCGGGGTCATCTCGAACCTCACCATGCCGCGCCCCTCGGCGGTGCTGGAGACGCTCTGGAACCTCGCCGCGTCGGGCCTCCTGTGGCAGCACCTCGCGCCCTCGCTCATGCGGCTGCTGATCGGCGGCGGCATCGGCGCGGCGGCGGGTGTCGCCGTGGGCACGATGATCGGCCTCTTCAGCCTTGCCCGTGCCGGCCTCGTGCCGCTGGTCTCGGCGCTCTTCCCGATCCCCAAGATCGCGCTGCTGCCGCTCTTCGTCATCTGGTTCGGCATCGGTGAAAGCTCGAAATACGCGCTCATCGCCTTCGGCACCTTCACCCCCACCGTGGTCGCCACCTTCGGCGCGGTGGACAGCGTCGACCGCACGCTGATCCGCATGGGCCAGAGCTTCGGCCTGTCGTGGTGGTCGGTGGTGCGCAAGATCGTGCTGCCGGGCGCCTTCCCGGGGATCCTGTCGGGGCTGCGCGTCTCGATCGCCATCGCCATCATCCTGCTCGTCGCCGCCGAGATGCTGGGCGCCGAGCACGGCATCGGCGCCTACATCCTCGAGGCGGGCTCGCTCTACGATCTCGAACGGCTCTTCGCCGGGGTCACCGTCCTGTCGCTGATGGGTCTGGTCGTCGGCTGGGTCATCGGCCTCATCGAGCGCCGCTTCCTCGGCTGGAGGTCGTGA
- a CDS encoding LysR family transcriptional regulator — protein sequence MPDQPTPAARTPGPIQGLSLRQIEVFHAVYSTRSISAASRLLSISQPVVSRMVKRLEDVLKVSLFQRGSSGLMPTMEAELIFAEVDGVMGRLSGLGARIEEIASGGSVSFRLGATASVARGLVPRALRALSARAARPDLFFDVLSVDQIAQYLLDGTGQCVVTLAPVDHPMLSAEPLGQGRLVAAVPADHPLAARDLLSPGDFDGADVISFQIDGPHQRAIRQFFGRERPAPQSSTVVRFADTAVAMAAEGMGIALVDSFTALGPVGAGVVLRPLRKSPVFTLYLQWNPNRPTSAHVPQLREVIIRELRDNPGEAHFSAPCPEGMADR from the coding sequence ATGCCAGACCAACCCACTCCCGCCGCGCGCACGCCGGGGCCCATCCAGGGGCTGAGCCTGCGCCAGATCGAGGTGTTCCACGCGGTCTATTCCACCCGCTCGATCTCGGCCGCCTCGCGCCTGCTGTCGATCTCGCAGCCGGTGGTCAGCCGGATGGTCAAGCGGCTCGAGGACGTGCTGAAGGTCTCGCTCTTCCAGCGCGGCTCGTCGGGGCTGATGCCGACCATGGAGGCAGAGCTGATCTTCGCCGAGGTGGACGGGGTCATGGGCCGGCTGAGCGGGCTCGGCGCGCGGATCGAGGAGATCGCCTCGGGCGGGTCGGTGTCGTTCCGCCTCGGCGCGACGGCGAGCGTGGCGCGCGGGCTGGTGCCGCGGGCGCTGCGGGCGCTGAGCGCGCGGGCGGCGCGGCCGGACCTCTTCTTCGACGTGCTCTCGGTCGACCAGATCGCGCAGTACCTGCTCGACGGGACGGGGCAATGCGTCGTCACCCTCGCGCCGGTCGATCACCCGATGCTGAGCGCCGAGCCGCTCGGGCAGGGGCGGCTGGTCGCGGCGGTGCCCGCCGATCACCCGCTGGCCGCGCGGGATCTGCTGTCGCCCGGCGACTTCGACGGGGCGGACGTGATCTCGTTCCAGATCGACGGGCCGCACCAGCGCGCCATCCGGCAGTTCTTCGGCCGCGAGCGGCCCGCGCCGCAGTCGAGCACCGTGGTTCGCTTTGCCGACACCGCGGTCGCCATGGCGGCCGAGGGCATGGGCATCGCGCTGGTCGACAGTTTCACCGCGCTGGGGCCGGTCGGCGCGGGCGTGGTGCTGCGCCCGCTGCGCAAGAGCCCGGTCTTCACCCTCTACCTGCAGTGGAATCCCAACCGGCCCACCTCGGCGCATGTGCCGCAGCTGCGCGAGGTCATCATCCGGGAATTGCGGGACAATCCGGGCGAGGCTCATTTTTCTGCCCCATGTCCTGAAGGCATGGCCGACCGATAA